Within Pseudomonadota bacterium, the genomic segment GGGTTGCCGTAGACGGTCATGCGCTGCGGCTCGACCAGAGCCATCAGGCGGTCGGCGTAGTTCTGATTGAACGACTCAAGGTGGGTCAGCGCTGCCTGCGAATGGGCATAGCGCTCGTGGACTTGCGCCGTGGCACCGTCCGCGCTGATCGACCACTGGAACGACAACGTGTCGGGCTCGTTCGCTTCCGCCCGCTCGGCCATTTCGGCGATCAACTTTTTGAGGTTGTCGGCCTCGCCCGCCTTGACGGCAACCTCAAACACCCACGATACACTCGACGTCATTGCCCACCCTCTGTTGTCACCACGTCAGCACAGCCTACCAGCTCACCGTCGCGCGACAAGCGCGTCGGTATGCAATCGTGGACTAACGCGGCAAACACGGCATCGCTCAAGATCGTCCATGTGTACGATAACAGGCCCGAACGCGGCGTCGGGCGTTAGACGCGGAAGAGCGCCAATGCGAGCTCGTCGAGCGTTGCGATATCGCGGAATGGATACCGCGCCGCGATCGGTTCGAACACGTCCATCGTGCGATGCTGAGCCAGACCGATTGCCTGTCGATAGAGTGCAAGACCCAGCGTTTGGTGCGGGAAGTGGGGCGTCACCGGCCAGTCACTGGCGTCCAGAAAGACCCGAAACAACGCCTTGTCGCAATCGAACATATCGCGATAGAGCTGGATCAACTCATAGTGACGATCGGTCACCAGCGCATCGCCCCAGTCAATGATGCCGGCAACGCGGCCGTCGT encodes:
- a CDS encoding antibiotic biosynthesis monooxygenase yields the protein MTSSVSWVFEVAVKAGEADNLKKLIAEMAERAEANEPDTLSFQWSISADGATAQVHERYAHSQAALTHLESFNQNYADRLMALVEPQRMTVYGNPDEALRETLAGADPVFMESAGGFTR